The following proteins come from a genomic window of Achromobacter sp. AONIH1:
- a CDS encoding ornithine cyclodeaminase codes for MSTLLTTKDVATLIATRTLPRCLEDLAGRIRADFLRWPEFDKSARLASHSRLGVIELMPVADARYYSFKYVNGHPQNPHIGLPTVMALGVLADVATGIPLLVSELTLTTALRTAAMSAVAAQALARPGARSMALIGNGAQSEFQALAFHHLLGINDIRAYDLDPAATRKLAANLARVPGLRLRPCASAAEATRGADIVTTVTADKAYATILTADMVEDGMHLNAVGGDCPGKTELHRDVLLRASTFVEYEPQTRIEGDIQQMPADYPVTELWRVLAGQAPGRRDAGEVTLFDSVGFALEDYSALRYLADSARELGLGQPAGLIPDLADPRDLYALVEASRTVGVQGEVAVPARDSHALCA; via the coding sequence ATGAGCACGCTGCTCACCACCAAAGACGTCGCCACGCTCATCGCGACGCGCACCCTGCCCCGCTGCCTGGAAGACCTGGCCGGACGCATCCGCGCCGACTTCCTGCGCTGGCCGGAATTCGACAAATCGGCGCGCCTGGCCAGCCATTCCAGACTAGGCGTGATCGAACTCATGCCCGTGGCCGATGCCCGCTACTACAGCTTCAAGTATGTCAATGGCCATCCGCAGAATCCGCATATCGGCCTGCCCACCGTCATGGCCCTGGGCGTGCTGGCCGACGTGGCCACCGGCATTCCCCTGCTGGTGTCGGAACTGACCCTGACCACCGCGCTGCGCACGGCCGCCATGTCCGCCGTGGCCGCGCAGGCGCTGGCCCGTCCCGGCGCGCGCAGCATGGCGCTGATCGGCAACGGCGCGCAAAGTGAATTCCAGGCCCTGGCCTTCCATCACCTGCTGGGCATCAACGACATCCGCGCCTACGACCTGGATCCCGCCGCCACCCGCAAGCTGGCCGCCAATCTGGCGCGGGTTCCCGGCCTGCGCCTGCGGCCCTGCGCCAGCGCGGCCGAAGCGACGCGCGGCGCCGACATCGTCACCACGGTCACGGCGGACAAGGCCTACGCCACCATCCTCACCGCCGACATGGTGGAAGACGGCATGCACCTGAACGCGGTCGGCGGCGACTGTCCCGGCAAGACCGAGCTGCACCGCGACGTGCTGCTGCGCGCCAGCACCTTCGTCGAATACGAGCCGCAGACCCGCATCGAAGGCGACATCCAGCAGATGCCCGCCGACTACCCCGTCACGGAACTGTGGCGCGTGCTGGCCGGACAGGCGCCGGGCCGCCGCGACGCGGGCGAGGTGACGCTGTTCGATTCCGTGGGCTTCGCGCTGGAAGACTATTCGGCGCTGCGCTACCTGGCAGACTCGGCGCGGGAGCTGGGCCTGGGCCAGCCGGCCGGACTGATACCCGATCTGGCCGACCCGCGCGATCTGTATGCGCTGGTCGAAGCCAGCCGGACGGTCGGGGTCCAGGGCGAAGTCGCGGTGCCGGCCCGCGACAGCCACGCGCTCTGCGCCTAG
- a CDS encoding putative nucleotide-diphospho-sugar transferase — MLQWLRRKLSPWSPEHQRSVAKFPGQAELDPPSPADLAAMGMTVAFFTRDSIYETEKNRLVRSAERLQLPVDAQAIDTTGSWVRNAAMKPGVLVGMRRKHRGPMLYVDVDAVFHRNPWPSLAALDCDIAAYHEPDGHLLSGTLYINDTPAAATLLDEWAAACGANPDEWDQLVLERILAEDAARAEPRYRQARLPVAYCWIFDKIDNAASAQVYIEHLQASRENKPLKGLFRKPGRNVRRRRDRIRTIEKILFTGARGR; from the coding sequence ATGCTGCAATGGCTCAGACGCAAACTGTCCCCATGGTCGCCGGAACATCAGCGCTCGGTCGCGAAGTTTCCCGGCCAGGCTGAACTCGACCCGCCATCTCCCGCCGACCTGGCCGCCATGGGCATGACGGTGGCCTTCTTTACCCGCGACAGCATTTACGAAACGGAAAAGAACCGGCTGGTCCGCTCCGCTGAAAGGCTCCAGCTTCCCGTCGACGCCCAGGCTATCGACACCACCGGATCCTGGGTGCGCAACGCCGCCATGAAGCCCGGCGTGCTGGTCGGCATGCGGCGCAAGCACCGCGGCCCCATGCTCTATGTGGACGTGGACGCGGTGTTCCATCGCAATCCCTGGCCCAGCCTGGCCGCGCTGGATTGCGACATCGCCGCGTACCACGAGCCCGACGGCCATCTGCTCAGCGGCACGCTGTACATCAACGACACGCCGGCGGCGGCCACCCTGCTGGATGAATGGGCGGCGGCTTGCGGCGCCAATCCCGATGAATGGGACCAGCTCGTGCTCGAACGCATCCTGGCCGAGGATGCCGCGCGCGCCGAACCGCGCTATCGCCAGGCGCGGCTGCCGGTCGCCTATTGCTGGATCTTCGACAAGATCGACAACGCGGCATCGGCGCAGGTCTATATCGAACACCTGCAGGCCAGCCGTGAGAACAAGCCGCTCAAGGGGCTGTTCCGCAAGCCCGGCCGCAACGTACGGCGGCGCCGCGACCGGATCCGGACGATAGAGAAGATTCTGTTCACCGGCGCGCGCGGCCGCTAA
- a CDS encoding EAL domain-containing protein, translating to MSSQLQDLSQSLRALSGKLPCAAYAQSEMGKRVLQSPVLRAIAYADGTRIVCSSLGRTLDGLDLGPPDFVSLQGMRVWPDVALPAAPELRYIALSFNGYTIFLNRGDYVNAMTLLEPSATIGLFYPGETNRFFGIGYVKPEWLQSAATRQAVVGELSGTVLAILPSSRFQHVAVVAIPPEAYLHDFAGTRWAVAAAGGIAGVMLCGVILWRKRWARDMPQLLRRAIRDREFHLVYQPIVDIRTKQWIGAEALLRWKRPYGAEPMGPDIFIPAAERCGLSEEIAALVFDLVAEDLPVIESHVRGFYVSLNISANEVKSGSGRALAERLLQETGLPPSWIIIELTERGLLEENARETIDGIRALGVKVAIDDFGTGYSSLAYLGAFPVDYLKLDKVFTQGLSERGAKRTVAMQIIELAKSLDIEVIAEGAETEEHVNEAAAHGVSKVQGWYFERALALDKLLEALPVKGGRVLHEDGQDVDEAQARRHPAG from the coding sequence GTGTCTTCGCAGCTGCAGGACCTGAGCCAATCGCTGCGCGCGCTGAGTGGAAAGCTGCCCTGTGCCGCCTATGCGCAGTCTGAAATGGGCAAGCGGGTCCTGCAATCCCCGGTGCTGCGCGCCATCGCCTATGCCGACGGAACGCGCATCGTCTGTTCTTCATTGGGACGCACGCTGGACGGCCTGGACCTCGGCCCGCCGGACTTCGTGTCGCTGCAGGGCATGCGCGTATGGCCGGACGTGGCGCTGCCGGCCGCGCCGGAATTGCGGTACATCGCGCTCTCCTTCAACGGCTACACGATATTCCTGAATCGCGGCGACTACGTGAACGCCATGACGCTGCTCGAGCCGTCCGCGACCATCGGCTTGTTCTATCCCGGCGAAACCAACCGCTTTTTCGGCATCGGCTACGTGAAGCCGGAGTGGCTGCAGAGCGCGGCGACCAGACAGGCCGTGGTCGGGGAGCTGTCGGGCACGGTGCTGGCGATCCTGCCGTCCTCGCGGTTCCAGCATGTGGCGGTGGTGGCCATTCCTCCCGAGGCGTATCTGCACGACTTCGCGGGCACGCGATGGGCGGTCGCCGCGGCCGGCGGGATCGCCGGCGTGATGCTGTGCGGCGTGATCCTGTGGCGCAAGCGATGGGCCCGCGACATGCCCCAGCTGCTGCGCCGGGCGATACGGGACCGGGAGTTCCATCTGGTCTACCAGCCCATCGTCGATATCCGGACCAAGCAATGGATAGGCGCGGAGGCGCTGCTGCGATGGAAGCGCCCCTATGGCGCCGAGCCGATGGGGCCGGACATCTTCATACCGGCGGCCGAGCGTTGCGGCCTGTCCGAGGAGATCGCGGCGCTGGTGTTCGATCTGGTGGCCGAGGACCTGCCGGTCATCGAATCGCATGTGCGGGGCTTCTACGTCTCGTTGAACATCTCCGCCAACGAGGTCAAGTCGGGATCGGGCCGGGCGCTGGCCGAAAGGCTGCTGCAGGAGACCGGCCTGCCGCCGTCATGGATCATCATCGAGCTGACCGAGCGGGGGTTGCTCGAGGAGAACGCCAGGGAAACCATAGACGGCATCCGCGCCTTGGGGGTGAAGGTCGCGATCGACGACTTCGGCACGGGCTATTCCAGCCTGGCCTACCTGGGGGCGTTTCCGGTGGATTACCTGAAGCTCGACAAGGTCTTCACGCAAGGGCTCTCCGAAAGAGGCGCCAAGCGCACGGTGGCGATGCAGATCATCGAGCTGGCCAAGTCCCTGGATATCGAAGTGATCGCGGAAGGCGCGGAGACCGAGGAGCACGTCAACGAGGCGGCCGCGCACGGCGTTTCCAAGGTGCAAGGGTGGTACTTCGAGCGCGCCCTGGCGCTGGACAAGCTGCTCGAGGCGCTGCCCGTGAAGGGCGGGCGCGTCCTGCACGAGGACGGGCAGGACGTCGACGAAGCGCAGGCGCGGCGGCATCCCGCCGGCTAG
- a CDS encoding diguanylate cyclase has translation MAAIDDEHSSPRKLPSIRRALLWLGIACTVPTILVASAAAYEDYLLRKERVYETAVSMARTLVAELERELRGVESGLRILATSEELQQGKLGAFHRRLQDALQLQNVDGYVLLDNHDMLVANSSAPYPSPPIRSVLPDAIRQQARSPQGVVTNLFNTALRGEQTIAVGIPVTLQGQVQYGLFAEIRPQRISQILRRQALPAGWVAAALDKEALIVGRTREEARYIGQHAVPTLADAVRRQQDGTLHSTTKEGVPVLTAFSHSRDRMWAVAIGAPISSLQADLWRSMIWVLVVSLAIIAMGIWAAYRLALRIRTSITALIEPAIALGRGDTLPVPPTRYRETALLGSALQHAGQMLSDTQRLAYHDPLTSLCNRVLFTELASHALAAAARTSRSVAILAIDLDRFKIVNDTYGHGTGDQILKIAAERMSGALRSSDVLSRFGGDEFVVLLDAGGQEAAEQVARNLNAALAAPYPGVLVDLSGSIGIAVFPDDGDTLNRLLQAADKALYRAKAAGRNRYAIATRPHRAAASGAGDTGE, from the coding sequence ATGGCGGCAATCGATGATGAGCATTCCTCGCCTCGAAAGCTGCCCTCCATCCGACGCGCCCTGCTCTGGCTGGGCATAGCCTGTACCGTGCCGACCATCCTGGTGGCCTCGGCGGCCGCCTACGAGGACTATCTGCTGCGCAAGGAGCGCGTCTACGAGACGGCCGTCAGCATGGCGCGCACGCTCGTCGCGGAACTGGAGCGCGAGTTGCGCGGCGTCGAATCCGGCCTGCGGATACTGGCGACGTCCGAGGAACTGCAGCAAGGCAAGCTGGGCGCCTTCCACCGCCGGCTGCAGGATGCGCTGCAATTGCAGAATGTCGATGGTTACGTGCTATTGGACAACCACGACATGCTGGTGGCCAACAGCAGCGCGCCCTATCCCAGCCCCCCGATCAGAAGCGTCCTGCCGGACGCGATCCGGCAGCAGGCCCGATCGCCGCAGGGCGTCGTCACGAACCTGTTCAACACCGCCCTGCGCGGCGAGCAGACCATCGCCGTCGGGATTCCGGTGACCCTGCAAGGCCAGGTCCAGTACGGCCTGTTCGCCGAGATCAGGCCACAGCGCATCAGCCAGATCCTGCGCCGGCAGGCGTTGCCGGCGGGATGGGTCGCCGCCGCGCTGGACAAGGAGGCGCTGATCGTGGGCCGCACGCGCGAAGAAGCCCGGTATATCGGCCAGCATGCCGTGCCGACGCTGGCCGATGCGGTGCGCCGCCAGCAGGACGGCACGCTGCACAGCACGACCAAGGAAGGCGTGCCGGTGCTGACGGCTTTCAGCCATAGCCGGGACCGGATGTGGGCCGTGGCCATCGGCGCGCCCATCTCGTCCCTGCAGGCCGACCTGTGGCGCTCCATGATCTGGGTCCTGGTGGTCAGCCTGGCGATCATCGCCATGGGCATCTGGGCGGCCTATCGGCTGGCCCTGCGGATCCGGACGTCCATCACCGCGCTGATCGAACCCGCCATCGCCCTGGGCCGAGGCGATACCCTGCCCGTCCCGCCCACCCGCTATCGCGAAACAGCCCTGCTGGGCAGCGCATTGCAGCATGCCGGCCAGATGCTGTCCGATACGCAACGGCTGGCCTACCACGATCCGCTGACCTCGCTGTGCAACCGCGTGCTCTTCACGGAACTGGCGTCACACGCGCTGGCGGCGGCGGCGCGCACCTCGCGTTCCGTCGCCATCCTGGCGATCGACCTGGACCGCTTCAAGATCGTGAACGATACCTATGGCCACGGCACCGGCGACCAGATCCTGAAGATCGCCGCCGAGCGCATGAGCGGCGCGCTGCGCAGCTCGGACGTGCTGTCGCGCTTTGGCGGCGACGAATTCGTGGTGCTGCTGGACGCCGGCGGCCAGGAGGCCGCCGAACAGGTCGCCAGGAACCTGAACGCGGCGCTGGCCGCCCCCTACCCCGGCGTACTCGTGGACCTGAGCGGATCCATCGGCATCGCGGTCTTTCCGGACGACGGCGACACCTTGAACCGGCTGCTGCAGGCAGCGGACAAGGCGCTGTACCGGGCCAAGGCCGCCGGCCGCAACCGCTACGCGATCGCCACGCGCCCGCATCGGGCGGCGGCGTCGGGCGCCGGCGATACGGGCGAGTGA
- a CDS encoding MFS transporter — MPHSKTIALAGNNGPLLSMLSMSVFFVGASEFMLSAMLDPLGRAFGVDSGQITWLVSSYAFAYALAAPVFGHLSDRIGRRRPLLIALFLFALDGLGIALAPTFEIAVALRILGGLASAVIIPNAFALVSERLPRQRHAAAMGVVMLGMTAGIATGPAIAGVLTGWIGWRAPFLLVSAGCLAAFLVGRMAMPGGRAPTAATVPAAQRPLRWLRKPDIVRPLLAKGLWNGTGVAAFLLSGEVLRLRYALDVAQVGLSTAAFGIGLAVGNLSAGALRRLGSGEECALVITNVLLVASVAAFYLPPLPLWGALACLAAWGASLGAGAPLATTVLASRSDRDKGAALAAAETLNNLSILSFLPLAATLLAQGKPTLAATVFLAGLGLGAVLTVHDAVRANRRSSLAGAKES, encoded by the coding sequence ATGCCCCATTCCAAAACGATTGCTCTTGCGGGCAACAACGGCCCGTTGTTGTCCATGCTTTCCATGTCGGTGTTCTTCGTCGGCGCGAGCGAGTTCATGCTCTCGGCGATGCTGGACCCGCTCGGTCGCGCCTTCGGCGTCGATTCCGGCCAGATCACCTGGCTGGTCTCCAGCTATGCCTTTGCGTATGCGCTCGCCGCGCCCGTCTTCGGACATCTGTCAGACCGCATCGGACGGCGTCGACCCTTGCTGATCGCCCTGTTCCTGTTCGCGTTGGACGGCTTGGGCATCGCGCTCGCGCCCACCTTTGAAATAGCGGTGGCGCTGCGGATTCTTGGCGGCCTGGCCTCGGCCGTCATCATTCCCAACGCCTTCGCGTTGGTCTCCGAACGCTTGCCGCGCCAGCGTCATGCGGCGGCGATGGGCGTCGTCATGCTCGGCATGACGGCGGGCATCGCGACCGGCCCGGCCATCGCCGGTGTTCTCACTGGCTGGATAGGCTGGCGCGCGCCTTTCTTGCTGGTCTCGGCGGGCTGCCTCGCCGCCTTTCTCGTCGGCCGCATGGCCATGCCCGGCGGTCGCGCCCCAACGGCGGCGACGGTTCCGGCCGCGCAGCGCCCGCTGCGATGGCTGCGCAAGCCGGACATCGTGCGCCCCCTGCTCGCCAAGGGACTGTGGAACGGGACGGGTGTCGCCGCCTTTCTGCTGTCGGGAGAAGTCCTGCGCCTGCGCTATGCCCTGGACGTGGCCCAGGTCGGACTGAGCACTGCCGCATTCGGCATCGGACTCGCCGTGGGCAATCTTTCCGCCGGCGCGCTGCGACGCCTGGGCTCCGGCGAGGAATGCGCGCTGGTCATCACCAATGTGCTGCTCGTCGCATCGGTCGCCGCGTTCTACCTGCCGCCCTTGCCCTTGTGGGGCGCGCTCGCCTGTCTGGCCGCTTGGGGAGCATCCCTGGGGGCAGGCGCCCCGTTGGCCACCACGGTGCTGGCCAGCCGCTCGGACCGCGACAAGGGCGCGGCGCTGGCGGCGGCGGAAACCTTGAACAACCTGTCCATTTTGTCGTTCCTCCCGCTGGCGGCGACACTGCTCGCGCAAGGGAAGCCCACTCTGGCCGCGACCGTCTTCCTGGCGGGCCTGGGCCTGGGCGCAGTCCTGACAGTCCATGATGCCGTGAGGGCGAATCGACGATCCTCCCTGGCTGGCGCCAAAGAAAGCTGA
- a CDS encoding SDR family NAD(P)-dependent oxidoreductase, translated as MTTQSYWSGKAAVVTGAARGQGAAEALRLLRAGAIVHALDVLPADDPTWDALRAEAGADAGRLRIRVADVASEAGWRTLAAQIEREGAPLYGLVNNAGVTLRKTVTETSHAEWRRLLDINLDGPFLAIHVLAGLMPAGASIVNTSSTAGLTGYFSAAYTASKWGLRGLTRAAALELAGRGIRVNTVCPGLVETPMIMQPNAVHDAGRARLFYEGNRDATPLSRGADPDEIAAAVMFLLGPDASFITGADLPVDGGMTGGGVYWRIGKATGNL; from the coding sequence ATGACGACGCAATCCTATTGGAGCGGCAAGGCCGCCGTGGTGACCGGCGCGGCGCGCGGGCAGGGCGCGGCCGAAGCCCTGCGCCTGCTGCGGGCCGGGGCCATCGTCCATGCGCTCGATGTGCTGCCGGCCGACGACCCGACGTGGGACGCGCTGCGCGCGGAGGCGGGCGCGGACGCCGGGCGTCTGCGGATACGCGTGGCGGACGTGGCCAGCGAAGCCGGCTGGCGGACGCTGGCCGCGCAGATCGAGCGCGAGGGCGCGCCGCTGTACGGGCTGGTCAACAACGCGGGCGTGACCCTGCGCAAGACCGTGACCGAAACCTCGCATGCTGAATGGCGGCGTTTGCTGGACATCAACCTGGACGGGCCGTTCCTGGCGATCCACGTGCTCGCCGGCTTGATGCCGGCCGGCGCGTCCATCGTCAATACCTCGTCCACCGCCGGCCTGACCGGCTATTTCAGCGCGGCCTACACGGCCAGCAAATGGGGGCTGCGCGGACTGACGCGCGCCGCCGCGCTGGAGCTGGCGGGACGGGGCATACGCGTGAACACCGTGTGCCCGGGCCTGGTGGAAACGCCGATGATCATGCAGCCCAATGCCGTGCACGACGCGGGCCGGGCGCGGCTTTTCTACGAAGGCAACCGGGATGCCACGCCGCTGTCGCGAGGCGCCGATCCCGACGAGATCGCGGCGGCCGTCATGTTCCTGCTGGGACCGGACGCCTCGTTCATCACGGGCGCGGACCTGCCGGTCGACGGCGGCATGACGGGGGGCGGCGTGTACTGGCGGATCGGCAAGGCCACGGGCAATCTGTAG
- a CDS encoding SDR family NAD(P)-dependent oxidoreductase, with protein sequence MSNVNYLDLAGKVAVVTGAGGGIGRAVVAALSKQGARVVATDRDLAAMAGVDADCRELDVTRPAAIRALADAVAAEYGALDIWVNNAGYMDRMPALDLDEAAWQRTQDINLKGTFFGAQAAARHMVAQRSGVIINLSSYAGVKPRPNCADYASAKAAVAHLTQCLALEWSPLGLRVNAIAPGFIETPMSSWMHADAATHAEYIGRLPARRLGQPAEIADAVLYLASQASAYVTGHVLLVDGGVSKT encoded by the coding sequence ATGAGCAACGTAAATTATCTGGACCTGGCAGGCAAAGTCGCGGTGGTCACCGGCGCGGGTGGCGGCATCGGACGCGCGGTGGTCGCGGCGTTGAGCAAGCAGGGCGCGCGCGTGGTCGCCACCGATCGCGACCTCGCGGCGATGGCGGGCGTGGATGCGGATTGCCGCGAACTGGACGTGACCCGGCCCGCCGCGATCCGGGCGCTGGCGGACGCGGTCGCGGCCGAGTATGGCGCGCTGGACATCTGGGTCAACAACGCGGGCTACATGGATCGCATGCCCGCCCTCGATCTGGACGAGGCCGCCTGGCAACGCACGCAGGACATCAATCTGAAGGGCACGTTCTTCGGCGCGCAGGCGGCCGCGCGGCACATGGTGGCGCAGCGCAGCGGCGTCATCATCAACCTGTCCAGCTATGCCGGCGTGAAGCCGCGCCCGAACTGCGCGGACTATGCCAGCGCCAAGGCGGCCGTGGCGCATCTGACGCAATGCCTGGCGCTGGAATGGAGCCCCCTGGGCCTGCGCGTGAACGCCATCGCGCCGGGCTTCATCGAAACGCCGATGAGCAGCTGGATGCATGCCGACGCGGCCACCCACGCCGAATACATCGGCCGCCTGCCCGCGCGGCGGCTGGGCCAGCCGGCCGAGATCGCGGACGCCGTGCTCTATCTGGCCTCGCAGGCCTCCGCCTATGTGACCGGCCATGTGCTGCTGGTCGATGGTGGCGTGTCCAAGACCTGA
- a CDS encoding MFS transporter — protein sequence MTTITMETQDRRRRLASLRAAAVGNALEWFDWTLYGTFSAYLAMNLFDPSDPTSALLATLAVFAGGFLARPVGGWLFGRIGDRYGRKFTLVLTMCLLALTSLAIAVLPTYGQAGVWASVLLFLCRLTQGLAHGGESGVAYTYVAEIAPAKRRGLWSSSVFVSVTVGVMAATGLAALLTSWLGKDAMQAWGWRVGFAVGALLGIYALFLRRSASESDVFEHRAEPAGGVKVSRRQALLIVRNIIMIAAASNATYYTWVTFAPATAIATRGMDPSGAYTASLIAQLICLLWLPVCGWLADRYGRKPMVMAFGLGVALAVFPVSHLVTDQPWTLFVAQLIGLLVWALLAAIFPAVVAEQVPTGARAMGVGFISSLSVAIFGGTAPYINTWLGAQGLGWVYTAYVGALGLMAFAGGFLIKETAGVDLNAIRLPGEPTRESVAKRAAFN from the coding sequence ATGACGACAATAACAATGGAGACACAAGACCGCCGGCGCCGCCTGGCTTCGCTGCGCGCGGCGGCCGTGGGCAACGCCCTGGAGTGGTTCGACTGGACGCTGTACGGCACGTTCTCGGCCTATCTGGCCATGAACCTGTTCGATCCGTCCGATCCCACTTCGGCGCTGTTGGCCACGCTGGCTGTGTTCGCCGGCGGCTTCCTGGCGCGGCCCGTCGGCGGCTGGCTGTTCGGCCGCATCGGCGACCGCTATGGACGCAAGTTCACCCTGGTCCTGACGATGTGCCTGCTGGCCCTGACCAGCCTGGCCATCGCGGTGCTGCCGACCTACGGACAGGCGGGAGTGTGGGCATCTGTTCTGCTGTTCCTGTGCCGGCTGACGCAGGGCCTGGCGCACGGCGGCGAGTCCGGCGTGGCCTATACCTACGTCGCTGAAATCGCGCCGGCCAAGCGGCGTGGCCTGTGGTCCAGTTCCGTCTTCGTCAGCGTGACCGTCGGCGTGATGGCGGCGACTGGCCTGGCCGCCCTGCTGACATCCTGGCTGGGCAAGGACGCGATGCAGGCCTGGGGCTGGCGCGTCGGTTTCGCGGTGGGCGCGTTGCTGGGCATCTATGCGCTGTTCCTGCGCCGCAGCGCGAGCGAAAGCGATGTGTTCGAGCATCGCGCCGAGCCGGCGGGCGGCGTGAAGGTGTCGCGGCGCCAGGCCTTGCTGATCGTGCGCAACATCATCATGATCGCCGCGGCCTCCAACGCCACCTACTACACCTGGGTGACTTTCGCGCCGGCCACCGCCATCGCGACCCGGGGCATGGATCCGTCGGGCGCCTATACCGCCAGCCTGATCGCGCAGCTGATCTGCCTGCTGTGGCTACCCGTGTGCGGCTGGCTGGCGGACCGCTACGGCCGCAAGCCGATGGTGATGGCGTTCGGGCTGGGCGTCGCGCTGGCCGTGTTCCCGGTATCGCATCTGGTCACGGACCAGCCGTGGACCCTGTTCGTGGCGCAGCTGATCGGCCTGCTGGTCTGGGCGCTGCTGGCGGCCATCTTTCCGGCGGTGGTGGCCGAACAGGTGCCGACCGGCGCGCGCGCCATGGGCGTGGGCTTCATTTCGTCGCTGTCGGTCGCCATCTTCGGCGGCACGGCGCCGTACATCAACACCTGGCTGGGCGCGCAGGGATTGGGCTGGGTCTACACGGCCTATGTGGGCGCGCTGGGGCTGATGGCCTTCGCGGGCGGCTTCCTGATCAAGGAGACCGCCGGCGTGGACCTGAACGCCATCCGCCTGCCGGGCGAGCCTACGCGCGAATCCGTCGCCAAGCGTGCGGCCTTCAACTGA
- a CDS encoding alpha/beta hydrolase — MTESRTPRPDLEKSAEPIEFVVEGDRVRGTLYLPAQARGPVGAVALAHGWSMVAGGDLEDYAAAIVEQGLAALTFDFRNLGRSDGQPRQEIDPQRQIQDFRAAISYLRRRPEVDRERIGIWGSSYSGGHALTVAAIDKRVKCVVSQVPTTSGFLAAQRRVRYDKALVLQAAFEADREARDAGLPPATLRMVDADPEAPVAYPGPDSYAYMTGEAKRCPAWVNEVTLRSLELARAYEPAAYIRRIAPTPLLMIVATGDGLTPADLQQEAFNTAHQPKQLLLLPGGHYSVYTEHFERTRRAAADWFAQHLR; from the coding sequence ATGACCGAATCGCGCACGCCGCGGCCGGATCTGGAAAAATCGGCAGAGCCGATTGAATTCGTGGTGGAAGGGGACCGCGTGCGCGGCACGCTCTACCTGCCGGCGCAAGCCCGCGGCCCCGTCGGGGCCGTGGCGCTGGCGCACGGCTGGTCGATGGTGGCGGGCGGCGACCTGGAGGACTACGCGGCCGCCATCGTCGAGCAGGGCCTGGCGGCGCTGACCTTTGATTTCCGCAACCTGGGCCGCAGCGACGGCCAGCCACGCCAGGAAATCGATCCGCAGCGGCAGATCCAGGATTTCCGCGCCGCCATTTCCTACCTGCGCCGCCGTCCCGAGGTGGACCGCGAGCGCATCGGCATCTGGGGCAGCAGCTACAGCGGCGGCCATGCCCTGACCGTCGCCGCCATCGACAAGCGGGTCAAGTGCGTGGTGAGCCAGGTGCCCACCACCAGCGGCTTCCTGGCGGCGCAGCGCCGCGTGCGCTACGACAAGGCGCTGGTCCTGCAGGCGGCGTTCGAGGCCGACCGCGAAGCGCGCGATGCGGGCCTGCCGCCCGCCACGCTGCGCATGGTCGATGCCGATCCCGAGGCGCCGGTGGCGTATCCGGGGCCCGACTCCTATGCCTACATGACCGGCGAAGCGAAGCGTTGCCCCGCCTGGGTCAACGAGGTCACGCTGCGGTCCCTGGAGCTGGCCCGCGCCTACGAGCCCGCCGCGTACATCCGCCGCATCGCGCCCACGCCCCTGTTGATGATCGTCGCGACCGGCGACGGCCTGACGCCCGCCGATCTGCAGCAGGAAGCCTTCAACACGGCCCACCAGCCCAAGCAGCTTCTGCTGCTGCCGGGCGGCCATTACTCCGTCTACACGGAACATTTCGAACGCACCCGCCGCGCGGCCGCCGACTGGTTCGCCCAGCACCTGCGCTGA